In one window of Erwinia tasmaniensis Et1/99 DNA:
- a CDS encoding zinc-binding alcohol dehydrogenase family protein, with product MTHKAIAINPENPQQFIEIQRPQPTPGEYDLLVEVKAASVNPVDTKVHKGAQKNGLQQPRVLGWDASGIVLAKGSKVSGFNVGDEVFYAGDITRPGSNTTHQLIDARITGHKPKTLDWAQAAAIPLTALTAWEGLFDRLHIDSEGEGKTLLIVGGAGGVGSLAIPFAKLHSKVKVIATASRPDSVQWCLDRGADLVINYHDMPAELEKHGLKQVDYIFCLNDTDGHWQTMSQLIAPQGQICTIVENAGPLDMEQLKLKSAALHFEFMYTRSMFTTPDIARQGEILDATARLLDEGKITTSLSKTLHGLSVETLSEAHRLVLEGHMRGKVVMVY from the coding sequence ATGACGCACAAAGCGATTGCTATTAACCCGGAAAATCCACAGCAGTTTATTGAAATCCAGCGGCCGCAGCCCACCCCCGGCGAATACGATCTGTTGGTGGAGGTGAAAGCCGCTTCGGTCAATCCGGTCGATACCAAAGTGCATAAAGGCGCGCAGAAAAACGGTCTGCAACAGCCGCGCGTGCTCGGCTGGGACGCCAGCGGCATCGTACTGGCGAAAGGAAGCAAGGTCAGCGGTTTTAACGTGGGTGATGAGGTTTTCTATGCCGGCGATATCACCCGCCCCGGCAGTAACACCACGCATCAGCTGATTGATGCACGCATTACCGGCCACAAGCCGAAAACGCTCGACTGGGCGCAGGCGGCCGCCATCCCACTCACCGCACTGACCGCCTGGGAAGGATTGTTCGATCGTCTGCATATCGACAGTGAGGGTGAGGGTAAAACCTTACTGATCGTCGGCGGGGCCGGGGGCGTAGGGTCGCTGGCCATTCCGTTTGCGAAACTGCATAGCAAGGTGAAAGTGATCGCCACCGCGTCGCGCCCGGATTCGGTACAGTGGTGCCTCGATCGCGGCGCTGATCTGGTGATCAACTATCATGACATGCCCGCCGAGCTGGAGAAGCATGGCCTGAAGCAGGTTGACTACATTTTCTGCCTGAACGATACCGATGGTCACTGGCAGACCATGAGCCAGCTGATTGCGCCACAGGGTCAGATTTGCACCATCGTGGAAAACGCCGGGCCGCTGGATATGGAACAGCTGAAGCTGAAAAGCGCTGCGCTTCACTTTGAATTTATGTATACCCGCAGCATGTTTACCACCCCGGACATCGCCCGCCAGGGAGAAATCCTCGACGCTACGGCGCGGCTGCTGGATGAAGGCAAAATCACCACATCGCTCAGTAAGACCCTGCACGGTTTAAGCGTGGAAACGCTGTCTGAAGCGCACCGTCTGGTGCTTGAAGGGCATATGCGCGGCAAAGTGGTGATGGTTTACTAA
- a CDS encoding ShlB/FhaC/HecB family hemolysin secretion/activation protein — METIILKIKSCVVVFISVVSGQSSGEMLPTLVDPNNPTQRSRYVPGVESTSQLTSAGALPGLAAPPPVITQQSLVTFNSIHFVGGTRYPLATLTLPFSALVGKRVSLQALLTATDSITQRYHRDGYPLSYAYIPADNFHQGVLNIGLVEGYVANSRIRSDNQQVGRWLGALSQRIMAEKPLTQDTFDRYSMLMARTPDTKVKATAKSPENIYGATVLDVDAQRTHNWNVINTLDMRKKQSLDLVSATLSGLTPYGEQLGVATLIPLNNQTRESYLGLNYQQYLGDDGLQLQVKGSYLNQNPRDFTPLLTQANGVNINVREKEVLYNAGVGLNYPLLLTAKQQWSLAGELDYVHKRYDYRLQAEQGGLTADLPTINQHLRYPAAELNLSGSRQYQQASWNTRFSVRQGINGLGASNTTGPGDLSFTRWRVNGDAAWVFNQKWRLSSAVEGDWSDRSLPEPERLTFGAFHFGRGYPDSDASGDYGMGGQVEMRYLHDRSAGDWVKTIQPYVIVDAARTAFHQSGLASKQLASYGAGVTFGDNRHYALSLEAARPIGDVPTDSSKRDWRFSATFTYNFSNGI; from the coding sequence ATGGAGACAATCATTTTGAAAATAAAATCATGCGTCGTTGTTTTTATCAGTGTGGTCAGTGGTCAAAGCTCTGGCGAGATGCTGCCCACTTTAGTTGACCCGAATAACCCCACTCAACGGTCCAGATACGTCCCCGGTGTAGAGTCAACGAGTCAGTTGACGTCGGCAGGCGCACTCCCTGGATTGGCAGCGCCGCCGCCCGTGATAACGCAGCAATCTCTGGTTACCTTCAATAGTATTCACTTTGTTGGCGGAACCCGCTATCCGCTGGCGACGCTAACTCTTCCATTTAGCGCGCTGGTGGGGAAAAGGGTTTCCCTGCAGGCGTTACTGACCGCCACGGACAGCATTACGCAGCGCTACCATCGCGATGGTTATCCTCTCTCCTACGCCTATATCCCTGCCGATAACTTCCACCAGGGGGTGCTTAACATCGGTCTGGTGGAAGGGTATGTCGCCAACAGCCGGATACGCAGCGATAACCAGCAGGTTGGCCGCTGGCTGGGCGCGCTGTCGCAGCGGATTATGGCAGAAAAACCCCTCACTCAGGATACCTTTGACCGTTACAGCATGCTGATGGCGAGAACCCCGGATACCAAAGTGAAGGCAACGGCTAAAAGTCCCGAAAATATTTATGGCGCGACCGTTTTGGATGTCGACGCGCAGCGGACCCATAACTGGAATGTGATTAACACCCTGGATATGCGCAAAAAGCAAAGTCTGGATTTAGTGAGCGCCACGCTGAGCGGATTGACGCCTTACGGTGAGCAATTGGGCGTGGCCACCCTCATCCCGTTAAATAACCAGACTCGTGAATCGTATCTCGGGCTTAACTACCAGCAATATCTGGGGGATGACGGCCTGCAACTTCAGGTTAAAGGCAGTTATCTCAACCAAAACCCTAGGGATTTTACTCCGTTATTAACGCAGGCCAACGGCGTGAATATCAATGTGCGCGAGAAAGAGGTGCTGTATAACGCTGGGGTAGGGCTGAATTATCCGCTATTACTCACGGCTAAGCAGCAGTGGAGCCTGGCGGGAGAGCTGGACTATGTTCATAAGCGCTATGACTACAGGCTACAGGCCGAGCAGGGGGGGCTGACGGCGGATTTGCCCACTATCAACCAGCACCTTCGTTATCCGGCAGCAGAGCTTAACCTGTCCGGCAGTCGTCAGTATCAGCAGGCCAGCTGGAATACGCGCTTCAGCGTGCGCCAGGGAATAAACGGCCTCGGTGCCAGCAATACTACCGGCCCCGGAGACCTCTCTTTTACCCGTTGGCGCGTCAATGGTGATGCTGCCTGGGTATTTAATCAGAAATGGCGTTTGAGTAGCGCCGTAGAGGGGGACTGGTCCGACAGGTCATTGCCGGAGCCGGAACGCCTGACCTTTGGCGCTTTCCATTTCGGTCGCGGTTATCCCGATTCAGATGCTTCGGGGGATTACGGAATGGGCGGCCAGGTGGAGATGCGTTATCTCCACGATCGTAGCGCCGGGGACTGGGTTAAAACCATACAGCCTTATGTGATAGTTGACGCTGCCCGCACCGCCTTTCATCAGTCGGGGCTGGCCAGCAAGCAGCTGGCCTCGTATGGGGCAGGGGTCACGTTTGGCGATAACCGGCACTATGCCCTGTCGCTGGAAGCTGCGCGTCCGATTGGGGATGTGCCGACTGACAGTAGCAAGCGCGACTGGCGTTTCAGCGCGACCTTTACCTATAACTTTAGCAACGGCATCTGA
- a CDS encoding collagen-like triple helix repeat-containing protein: protein MRPGNPGRPGKIGLAILLALSLAACSGGGGGSTGHTAKPTAAASSGSGTNGSGSGGGGTSGGGGISGGGGISGGGGTSGGGGTSGGGGTLGGGGTSGGGGTSGVLTTGTLLNSAGAAVGNVGSQVSSIATQTPVGSLPIGGSGVVTLLDSAGHAVTTIGSGIQNGVGQLGSNPNAIGVTAAGVPAGVAVLGTGISGLGNSLSGNTTNTPLGGVTGTGGNLVSAVGGLVTSTGNGLAQNLQTGPASGVTTAATGLVTPIVGQVQGVTQGVGGATGLGAPVSGLLNSVGNVVTGVGTQISTTTPALNGLGQAVQNTGIAVSQTGGLVTPTGSGSSGGLLSGGVSLGGAGAGSGAAAVSGPLGGVATAVAGSAAASGSLGGIATTPTGAASPNGLPLMGNTVNGLTSGLNSGLITPHH from the coding sequence ATGCGCCCTGGCAATCCTGGCCGCCCAGGAAAGATTGGGCTGGCAATCCTGCTTGCATTATCTCTTGCTGCCTGTAGTGGTGGCGGCGGCGGTAGTACAGGCCATACGGCAAAACCAACCGCTGCTGCCAGTTCCGGCAGTGGCACAAACGGTAGTGGATCTGGCGGTGGAGGTACATCTGGCGGCGGCGGTATATCGGGCGGTGGCGGTATATCGGGCGGTGGTGGTACATCGGGCGGTGGTGGTACATCGGGCGGTGGCGGTACATTGGGCGGTGGTGGTACATCGGGCGGTGGCGGTACATCGGGCGTGCTGACCACAGGTACCCTTCTCAACAGCGCGGGTGCTGCGGTCGGCAATGTGGGGTCACAGGTCAGTAGCATTGCCACTCAGACGCCGGTTGGCAGCCTGCCGATTGGCGGCTCAGGCGTTGTCACATTACTTGACAGCGCGGGTCATGCGGTTACCACCATCGGCAGCGGCATACAAAATGGCGTCGGTCAGTTAGGTAGCAACCCTAATGCTATCGGTGTGACCGCCGCTGGGGTCCCGGCAGGGGTAGCGGTTCTCGGAACCGGTATCAGCGGGCTGGGAAATTCGCTTTCCGGTAACACGACTAACACGCCGCTCGGTGGCGTCACGGGCACCGGCGGCAATCTGGTCAGCGCCGTGGGGGGGCTGGTGACCTCTACGGGGAATGGGTTGGCGCAGAACCTGCAAACGGGGCCTGCATCCGGTGTGACTACGGCCGCAACTGGCCTGGTCACTCCGATAGTGGGTCAGGTACAGGGCGTGACTCAGGGCGTGGGTGGCGCAACCGGTTTGGGGGCGCCTGTCAGCGGTTTACTTAACAGTGTCGGGAACGTTGTGACCGGTGTCGGAACGCAAATCAGCACCACGACACCTGCTTTAAACGGTCTGGGTCAGGCCGTACAGAATACCGGTATAGCCGTTTCCCAGACCGGTGGCCTGGTTACCCCGACGGGTAGCGGCTCATCCGGCGGACTGCTCAGCGGTGGCGTGTCACTCGGTGGGGCGGGAGCAGGATCAGGAGCGGCTGCGGTGAGTGGGCCACTGGGTGGTGTCGCAACCGCAGTGGCAGGATCGGCCGCGGCGAGCGGATCACTGGGTGGTATCGCCACTACGCCTACGGGAGCGGCTTCACCTAACGGTTTACCGCTGATGGGTAATACGGTGAACGGCTTAACATCTGGACTGAACTCAGGGTTAATCACCCCGCACCATTAA